The following are from one region of the Oreochromis aureus strain Israel breed Guangdong linkage group 1, ZZ_aureus, whole genome shotgun sequence genome:
- the btbd10b gene encoding BTB/POZ domain-containing protein 10 isoform X1, giving the protein MATRLPSYDSNSSDTENWERKTASRPRKLCRHSSSSQDRTSRVKEEHRKMSLHGASGGCDRSRDRRRSSDRSRDSSHEREGQLTPCIRNVTSPTRQHNSDRDRDGGSSSRPSSPRPQRVSPSGSSSSGVVSSRNSSLSSTEGTFKSLAAGEMVFVYENSKEGGAGGTVGNRNIRTSERVTLIVDNTRFVVDPSIFTAQPNTMLGRMFGSGREHNFTRPNEKGEYEVAEGISSTVFRAILDYYKSGIIRCPDGISIPELREACDYLCISFDYSTIKCRDLSALMHELSNDGARHQFEFYLEEMVLPLMVASAQSGERECHIVVLTDDDVVDWDEEYPPQMGEEYSQIIYSTKLYRFFKYIENRDVAKSVLKERGLKKIRLGIEGYPTYKEKVKKRPGGRPEVIYNYVQRPFIRMSWEKEEGKSRHVDFQCVKSKSITNLAAAAADIPQDQLVVMHPGPQVDELDILPNHPPSGNHYSNNYSNEPDPDAPSPAV; this is encoded by the exons ATGGCAACTCGTCTGCCGTCATATGACAGCAACTCCAGTGATACAGAAAACTGGGAACGCAAAACAGCGAGCCGACCACGCAAACTCTGCAGGCATTCAAG CAGCAGCCAAGACCGGACGTCTCGAGTGAAGGAAGAACATAGGAAGATGAGCTTACATGGTGCCAGCGGGGGCTGTGATCGCTCACGTGACCGCCGCCGCTCCAGCGATCGCTCCAGGGACTCCTCGCATGAGAGAGAAGGCCAGCTGACCCCTTGCATTCGCAACGTCACATCACCCACCCGCcaacacaacagtg ATCGTGATCGAGATGGCGGCTCGTCATCGAGGCCCAGTAGTCCGCGGCCTCAGAGAGTCTCACCCAGCGGTTCCAGCAGCAGTGGGGTGGTGAGCAGTCGCAACAGTAGCTTGTCCAGCACCGAAGGCACTTTCAAAAGCTTGGCAGCTGGAGAAATGGTTTTTGTCTATGAGAATTCTAAGGAAGGAGGAGCAGGTGGCACAGTTGGAAACCGAAATATTCGGACCTCAGAGAGAGTCACTCTGATTGTTGACAACACACGCTTTGTAGTGGATCCTTCCATCTTCACTGCACAGCCCAATACCATGTTGGGCAG AATGTTTGGATCTGGAAGAGAACATAATTTCACACGGCCCAACGAGAAAGGGGAGTACGAAGTGGCTGAGGGGATTAGCTCAACAGTTTTCAGAGCAATTCTG GATTACTACAAATCTGGGATAATCCGTTGTCCTGATGGAATCTCTATCCCCGAGTTACGTGAGGCGTGCGACTATCTATGCATCTCCTTCGACTACAGCACCATCAAATGCAGAGACCTCA GTGCCCTGATGCATGAGCTGTCCAATGATGGAGCTCGGCATCAATTTGAGTTTTACCTCGAGGAAATGGTTCTGCCTCTGATGGTGGCCAGCGCCCAGAGCGGAGAGAGGGAATGTCACATTGTAGTCCTTACCGATGATGATGTGGTTGACTGGGATGAAGAATATCCACCACAAATGGGGGAGGAGTATTCACAGA ttatttacagcacaaaacTGTACAGATTCTTCAAGTATATCGAAAACCGAGACGTTGCCAAATCAGTTTTAAAAGAGCGGGGACTGAAGAAAATAAGGCTGGGCATTGAAG GTTACCCTACCTATAAAGAGAAAGTCAAGAAAAGACCAGGAGGTCGTCCAGAGGTCATTTACAACTACGTCCAGAGGCCCTTCATCCGCATGTCCTGGGAAAAGGAGGAGGGTAAAAGCCGCCATGTTGATTTCCAGTGCGTTAAGTCCAAGTCGATCACCAacctagcagcagcagcagctgacatcCCCCAAGATCAGCTGGTGGTGATGCACCCTGGCCCCCAAGTGGATGAACTGGATATCCTGCCTAATCACCCACCTAGTGGGAACCACTACAGCAACAACTACAGCAATGAGCCTGATCCTGATGCACCTTCACCTGCTGTCTGA
- the pth1b gene encoding parathyroid hormone 1b, with amino-acid sequence MFSLRFLEMLVLVILLWSFHTEAKPLRKRTISEVQLMHNVREHKQVGERQDWLQEKLKGIIVASSKPQHGKARTIKNLFQYDVFGSKI; translated from the exons ATGTTTTCACTGAGGTTCTTGGAAATGTTGGTTCTGGTAATCCTCCTCTGGAGCTTCCACACAGAGGCTAAACCACTGAG AAAGAGGACTATCAGTGAGGTGCAGCTTATGCACAATGTTCGAGAACACAAACAAGTAGGAGAAAGACAAGATTGGCTTCAGGAAAAGTTGAAGGGAATTATTGTGGCCAGCTCTAAACCACAACATGGAAAAGCAAGAACtataaaaaatctttttcaatATGATGTTTTTGGATCAAAAATCTAg
- the btbd10b gene encoding BTB/POZ domain-containing protein 10 isoform X2 → MATRLPSYDSNSSDTENWERKTASRPRKLCRHSSSQDRTSRVKEEHRKMSLHGASGGCDRSRDRRRSSDRSRDSSHEREGQLTPCIRNVTSPTRQHNSDRDRDGGSSSRPSSPRPQRVSPSGSSSSGVVSSRNSSLSSTEGTFKSLAAGEMVFVYENSKEGGAGGTVGNRNIRTSERVTLIVDNTRFVVDPSIFTAQPNTMLGRMFGSGREHNFTRPNEKGEYEVAEGISSTVFRAILDYYKSGIIRCPDGISIPELREACDYLCISFDYSTIKCRDLSALMHELSNDGARHQFEFYLEEMVLPLMVASAQSGERECHIVVLTDDDVVDWDEEYPPQMGEEYSQIIYSTKLYRFFKYIENRDVAKSVLKERGLKKIRLGIEGYPTYKEKVKKRPGGRPEVIYNYVQRPFIRMSWEKEEGKSRHVDFQCVKSKSITNLAAAAADIPQDQLVVMHPGPQVDELDILPNHPPSGNHYSNNYSNEPDPDAPSPAV, encoded by the exons ATGGCAACTCGTCTGCCGTCATATGACAGCAACTCCAGTGATACAGAAAACTGGGAACGCAAAACAGCGAGCCGACCACGCAAACTCTGCAGGCATTCAAG CAGCCAAGACCGGACGTCTCGAGTGAAGGAAGAACATAGGAAGATGAGCTTACATGGTGCCAGCGGGGGCTGTGATCGCTCACGTGACCGCCGCCGCTCCAGCGATCGCTCCAGGGACTCCTCGCATGAGAGAGAAGGCCAGCTGACCCCTTGCATTCGCAACGTCACATCACCCACCCGCcaacacaacagtg ATCGTGATCGAGATGGCGGCTCGTCATCGAGGCCCAGTAGTCCGCGGCCTCAGAGAGTCTCACCCAGCGGTTCCAGCAGCAGTGGGGTGGTGAGCAGTCGCAACAGTAGCTTGTCCAGCACCGAAGGCACTTTCAAAAGCTTGGCAGCTGGAGAAATGGTTTTTGTCTATGAGAATTCTAAGGAAGGAGGAGCAGGTGGCACAGTTGGAAACCGAAATATTCGGACCTCAGAGAGAGTCACTCTGATTGTTGACAACACACGCTTTGTAGTGGATCCTTCCATCTTCACTGCACAGCCCAATACCATGTTGGGCAG AATGTTTGGATCTGGAAGAGAACATAATTTCACACGGCCCAACGAGAAAGGGGAGTACGAAGTGGCTGAGGGGATTAGCTCAACAGTTTTCAGAGCAATTCTG GATTACTACAAATCTGGGATAATCCGTTGTCCTGATGGAATCTCTATCCCCGAGTTACGTGAGGCGTGCGACTATCTATGCATCTCCTTCGACTACAGCACCATCAAATGCAGAGACCTCA GTGCCCTGATGCATGAGCTGTCCAATGATGGAGCTCGGCATCAATTTGAGTTTTACCTCGAGGAAATGGTTCTGCCTCTGATGGTGGCCAGCGCCCAGAGCGGAGAGAGGGAATGTCACATTGTAGTCCTTACCGATGATGATGTGGTTGACTGGGATGAAGAATATCCACCACAAATGGGGGAGGAGTATTCACAGA ttatttacagcacaaaacTGTACAGATTCTTCAAGTATATCGAAAACCGAGACGTTGCCAAATCAGTTTTAAAAGAGCGGGGACTGAAGAAAATAAGGCTGGGCATTGAAG GTTACCCTACCTATAAAGAGAAAGTCAAGAAAAGACCAGGAGGTCGTCCAGAGGTCATTTACAACTACGTCCAGAGGCCCTTCATCCGCATGTCCTGGGAAAAGGAGGAGGGTAAAAGCCGCCATGTTGATTTCCAGTGCGTTAAGTCCAAGTCGATCACCAacctagcagcagcagcagctgacatcCCCCAAGATCAGCTGGTGGTGATGCACCCTGGCCCCCAAGTGGATGAACTGGATATCCTGCCTAATCACCCACCTAGTGGGAACCACTACAGCAACAACTACAGCAATGAGCCTGATCCTGATGCACCTTCACCTGCTGTCTGA